The stretch of DNA AGCGAGCACCTTAAAGCGCTCTGGTATCGTCGAGTCCTCGACAAAGCTCTGGCGGCGAGGAGCCGAGGCCTCGGTGGGGGGGGGCGTGTCCTGATGCAAGGCCACGAGGGTTACGAGGAGGTCGAGGAGTTTGTCGCCCCCGCGCTGTTTAAAGTGCTCCAGCTCCGCGCTGCCCCAGACGCCCCGCGTCTCCGTCGGCATAAAAGGGGAGAGCGCGGCGGCGGCCTGCGACAGCGCCTCCAGGAAGGCCGGGTCCTGGAACATCGGACTGATCATCAGGCGCTGCATGACCTGGTCGCGGCCCTGTTCCTGATCGAGCCAGTCCAGAAACTCAAAAAAGAGTCCGGCATTCGGATCGAGTTTAAAGCCTCGTTCCATGCCCCATTGTGCCACCGAAGCCAGGACGGACTGCAGGGCCACGATCTGTTCGGGCTGGATTAGCTCGTGGGCGACTCGCCGGGCGAGTTGTTGGCCGGCCTGTTGTACGCGCCGGCCCACTTTGAGCACACCGCGTTTGCCTACCCGGCCCAGCGTTCGTACCGCCAGCGGGGGGGAGATGCGTGTGAGAAGCCCTTTGTCGGAGGAGTTGTCTTCCATGATCTTTTGCGTGGGCCCGGACTCGGGCACGTCATTTGCTTGGCGGTAGACAATGTGTGTCTAGAGTTGGCCCGACGTGGGTGCATCGCTCGTCGCCACGCGGAGGTTGACGCCGCCGCGATGGCGCGCCAAAAGAGAGGTGCACGATGTTAGCCACGGGGCAAGTTGTCAACGAGCGAGCCACGCTCACCAGAGTGGACGCCTCGGATCGAGGCCCAGGATAAAAATATGTCGCAAGACCAAGAAAGCACCGAAAATGAGCCCATGGAAATGAACCAGGACCTGGCGCTGCTGCCGCTGCGCAACACCGTGCTCTTTCCGCAGGTGGTGGTCCCCCTGGCCGTCGGGCGCCCCAAGAGCGTGCGTCTGATTGAGGAGGCGGTTAAAAACGAGAAGCCGATTGCCGTGCTCACTCAGCGTAACGCCGATACCGATGAGCCGGTGGTGGGCGACCTCTACGAGATCGGGACCATCGCGCGAATCCTCAAGGTCGTGAAGATCGCCAACGACAACTACAGCGTGATCATTCAGGGCCAGAAGCGCGTGCGCCTCAACGAGCTGCAGCAGGAGGACCCCTACTTTGTGGGGAACTTCGATGTGCTCGATGCCGGCGCTGAGCTTACGCCGGAGCAGCAGGTTGAGATTGAGGCACTCTTTCTCAACCTCAAGAGCACGGCCAAGCAGGTCGTCAAGTTCATCCCGGAGATGCCCAAGGAGGCCTCTCAGATGGTGGACGGGGTAAACGATCCCGGTCAGCTCTGTGACTTCGTGGCGGCCAATATGGACATCGCCACCGAGGAGAAACAGGCGATTCTCGAGACCGTCGATCTTAAAGAGCGTCTGACGATGGTGGTGACCTTGCTGGCTCGTCAGCTTGAAGTGCTGCGGGTTAGTGACAAAATCCAGAGCCAGATCAAAGAAGAGATCGATAAGAATCAGCGGGAGTACTACCTGCGCCAGCAGCTCAAGGCGATCAAGGAGCAGCTTGGCGAGCTCGACGGCGAAGGCGGTGACCTGGAAGATATCGCCCAGGCCATCGAGGAGGCAGACCTTCCCAAAGAGGTGGAAGATGTCTGCCGCAAGCAGATGAACCGCCTGCGCATGATGCAGCCCGCGTCCAGCGAGTATGGCGTCACGCGTACCTACCTGGAGACGCTGCTCGATGTGCCCTGGGGTAAGTCCACTCAGGATAAGCTCGATATCAAGGAGGCGCGGGCAATCCTTGATGAAGACCACTACGACCTGGACAAGGTCAAAAAGCGCATCATTGAGTACCTGGCGGTCCGTAAGCTCAAAAACGACATGAAGGGACCGATCCTCTGCCTGGTCGGGCCTCCGGGTGTTGGTAAGACGAGTCTGGGACGCAGTGTGGCCCGAGCTCTGGGACGCAAGTTCGTGCGCATCAGTCTCGGTGGTGTGCATGATGAGTCGGAGATCCGTGGTCACCGCCGCACCTACGTCGGTGCGCTCCCCGGGCGTATTGTTCAGGCGCTGCGCAAGGCGGGGACAAACAACCCGGTGTTCATGCTCGACGAGGTCGATAAGATCGGGCGTGACTTCCGTGGAGACCCTTCCGCGGCGCTCTTGGAAGTGCTGGACCCGGCGCAGAACCACAACTTCTCAGACCACTATATGGAGGTGCCGGTTGACCTCTCCAACGTGCTCTTTGTTGCCACGGCCAACCAGCTCGATACGATTTCAGCGCCCCTGCGGGACCGTATGGATGTGATCGAGATCCCGGGCTACACCGCTCAGGACAAGCACCATATCTCACGTCAGTATCTGATTCCCAAGGCGCTGGAGTCGCACGGCATTAGCGACGAAAACCTCAAGATCGACGATGAGGCGCTCGATATCATCATCCGCAATTACACCCGCGAGGCTGGTGTGCGTAGCCTGGAGCGGCGCGTCTCCGATATCGCGCGGGGAGTCGCGGTGAAAGTTGCCGAGAACCTCGATAAAGGCGGCGAGAGCGATGAGGTCAGCGTGCTCATTGAGGCTGGCGATGTCGCCGATTACCTGGGACCGGAGCGCTATCAGTACGAGGTCGCGCAGCGTACCTCGACTCCCGGGGTGGCCACCGGCCTTGCCTGGACAGCGGCCGGCGGTGACATCCTCTTCATCGAGTCCACGCGGATGCCCGGCAAGGGAGAGCTGGTGCTTACCGGCCAGCTCGGTGATGTGATGAAGGAGTCGGTGCGTGCTGCGCTCAGCTACATTCGCAGTCGGGCCGAAGACTACGGGCTGGCGCCGAACTTTATGCGCGAGAACGACATTCACATTCACGTGCCTGCCGGAGCCATTCCCAAAGATGGCCCTTCGGCCGGGATCACGATGTACATCTCGCTGCTGAGCCTGCTCACCGGTGTGAAGGTGCGCAGCGATGTGGCGATGAGCGGTGAGATCACGCTGCGCGGCAACGTGTTGCCGGTCGGTGGCATTAAAGAAAAGGTGTTGGCTGCCCATCGCTCGGGTATCAAACGCATCGTCCTTCCGGCACGCAATAAGAAGGACCTGATGGATGTCTCTGAAGACATTCAGAAGGAACTCGATTTCCATTTCGTGGAGCACGTGAGTGCGCTGCCCGAACTGGTCTTCGAAGAAGGTGCCTGGACCTTCGGTTCTCCGGAGCAGAGCGGAAAAGCATCGGCTGAATGACTGCGTATATCTGACGCATAAAAAAAGGCCGCCCTTTAGGGCGGCCTTTTTTTATGGCCGGGCCGTCGCCATACACGGATGCGTATATGCTATCCGATGCTGGATAGCAGAGCCTCCACTGGGACCGACGTCACAGGGAGGCTCAAGCGTTGCCTTAGCGAAACTCGACTTCCATGATCTCGACGACGCGGTCTCCGCCGGGAGCCTTGATCACACACTCATCACCCACCGACTTGGCGATGAGTGCGCGGGCAATCGGGCTGGAGAATGAGATCTTGAGGTCTTTGATGTCAGCCTCGTCGTCGCCCACGATTTGGTAGGTCTTTTCTTCGTCGGTATCGATGAAGAAGACGGTCACATGTGCGCCGAAGACCACGCGGTCGCCGCTGAACTCGGTGGGGTCGACCACTTGAGCATGAGCCAGCTTGCCTTCGATTTCGCGGATGCGCCCCTCTACGAAGCCCTGTTTGTCTTTGGCGGCGTGATACTCGGCGTTTTCTTTGAGGTCGCCGTGAGCACGGGCCTCTTCGATCTCTTGAACGATGCGGGGCCGCTCCACCTTCTTTAAGTTGTCGAGTTCGTCACGCAGCCGGCGGTGGCCTTCGACGGTCATCGGGATTTTCTGCATAGCAGTGCCTCGTTTTCGGCATGAGTTTGCGGCAGCGCCATGAGGGGCTGCTCCGGTGGGTAAAAAAACGCCCCCATCGTGGCGAGCCAGGATGGGGGGCGAGATGTGCAAAAGGTGACGACGCACTCGGTGAGTGCGTCGATGTCTTAGAGTATGGGCCAGCTTGCGCCCGAGATCAAGAGGCGGTGGCGGTCGCGTGCAGCTCCTGAATGGAGTGGACGGTGGGTTGGGTGCGGGCCAGTGCTCCCAGCGCTCCGACGGCACCGCGCGCGGCTGCCAGCGTGGTGAAGTAGGTCATGCCCAGCTGCAGAGCCGCCCGTCGGATGGTGCGGCTATCCTGGACGGCCTGCCCGCTGACGGTGGTGTTGATCACCATGTCGACTTCGCCGTTGATCATCGCATCGACGATATGGGGTTGGCCTTCGCGGACCTTGTTGATCGGGCGGACGTCCAGGCCATTCTGGCGCAGGTAGTCTGCTGTTCCGCGAGTGGCGACCAGGTGAAAACCCAGCTCGCTGAGCCCGCGGGCGATCGGCACGGAGGCCCACTTATCGTCGTCCTTCACGCTGATAAAGACGGTGCCTGTGGTGGGAGGGGCATTGCCCGCGCCAACCTGAGCTTTGTAGAAGGCCATCTCGTAGCTCGGGTCAATGCCCATGCCTTCGCCGGTCGAGCGCATCTCGGGGCTGAGCAGGCTGTCGACTTCCGGAAACTTGGTGAAGGGAAAGACGCTCTCTTTCACCGAGAAGAACGCCGGCACACGCTCCTCGGTGAACCCCAGCGCCTCGAGAGACTCGCCGAGCATCGCACGGGCGGCGAGTTTGGCGAGCGGGCGGCCAATGGCCTTGGAGACGAAGGGGATAGTGCGGCTGGCGCGGGGGTTGACCTCAAGCACGTAGACGTTGCGGTCCTGTACGGCGAACTGCACGTTCATCAGCCCCACGATATCGAGCTCTCGAGCCAGGCTGATGGTCTGTTCGCGGATGGTACGCAGTACCACCTCGGGCAGATCGTGGGAGGGCAGGGCGCAGGCGGAGTCGCCTGAGTGCACGCCGGCCTCTTCGATATGTTCCATGATGCCGCCGACCACCGCGAGGGTGCCGTCGCTGATGCAGTCGACGTCGACTTCGATGGCTCGATTCAAGAACTTGTCGAGGAGTACGGGGTTGTCGGGCGACTCGGCCTGCGCGCGCCGGAAGACTCGCTCAAAGTTTTGTGCGTCGTGAACCACTTCCATGGCCAGGCCGCCGAGCACGTAGCTGGGGCGAACCATCAGCGGGAAGCCGATTTCGGTAGCAGCCTCCCGGGCCTGCTCCCAGGTCATGACCGTGCGAGCTTCGGGTTGCTTGAGGTTGAGTTTTTCAACGATGTCGTTGAAGAGCTGGCGATCTTCGGTGCGATCGATGGCCTCCGGGGAGGTTCCGAGCACTCGGACGCCCAGTTCGGTGAGCGCCTTGGCGAGCTTGAGGGGCGTTTGCCCGCCGAACTGCAGGATCACCCCCTCGGGCTTCTCAATGTCGATGATCGCGAGCACCGTCTCGAGGGTAAGGGGCTCAAAGTAAAGGCGGTCGCTGATGTCATAGTCGGTGGAGACAGTCTCCGGGTTGCAGTTGACCATGATCGTGCGGTATCCGGCCTCGCCAAGGGCCATGACTGCGTGCACCGCGCAGTAGTCAAACTCGATGCCCTGGCCGATGCGG from Lujinxingia litoralis encodes:
- the lon gene encoding endopeptidase La, with the translated sequence MSQDQESTENEPMEMNQDLALLPLRNTVLFPQVVVPLAVGRPKSVRLIEEAVKNEKPIAVLTQRNADTDEPVVGDLYEIGTIARILKVVKIANDNYSVIIQGQKRVRLNELQQEDPYFVGNFDVLDAGAELTPEQQVEIEALFLNLKSTAKQVVKFIPEMPKEASQMVDGVNDPGQLCDFVAANMDIATEEKQAILETVDLKERLTMVVTLLARQLEVLRVSDKIQSQIKEEIDKNQREYYLRQQLKAIKEQLGELDGEGGDLEDIAQAIEEADLPKEVEDVCRKQMNRLRMMQPASSEYGVTRTYLETLLDVPWGKSTQDKLDIKEARAILDEDHYDLDKVKKRIIEYLAVRKLKNDMKGPILCLVGPPGVGKTSLGRSVARALGRKFVRISLGGVHDESEIRGHRRTYVGALPGRIVQALRKAGTNNPVFMLDEVDKIGRDFRGDPSAALLEVLDPAQNHNFSDHYMEVPVDLSNVLFVATANQLDTISAPLRDRMDVIEIPGYTAQDKHHISRQYLIPKALESHGISDENLKIDDEALDIIIRNYTREAGVRSLERRVSDIARGVAVKVAENLDKGGESDEVSVLIEAGDVADYLGPERYQYEVAQRTSTPGVATGLAWTAAGGDILFIESTRMPGKGELVLTGQLGDVMKESVRAALSYIRSRAEDYGLAPNFMRENDIHIHVPAGAIPKDGPSAGITMYISLLSLLTGVKVRSDVAMSGEITLRGNVLPVGGIKEKVLAAHRSGIKRIVLPARNKKDLMDVSEDIQKELDFHFVEHVSALPELVFEEGAWTFGSPEQSGKASAE
- the greA gene encoding transcription elongation factor GreA; this encodes MQKIPMTVEGHRRLRDELDNLKKVERPRIVQEIEEARAHGDLKENAEYHAAKDKQGFVEGRIREIEGKLAHAQVVDPTEFSGDRVVFGAHVTVFFIDTDEEKTYQIVGDDEADIKDLKISFSSPIARALIAKSVGDECVIKAPGGDRVVEIMEVEFR